The genomic region GACCTTACCTCTTCCGATGACATAATAAGGGTGGTGGACAGCATACCCAAGGTATCAACAGAGATCGTTGCGGTGGACGGGAGTAGCAGGAGCTTTGTTCTCTCCCAGGGATTAATTTCGGTCAGCTCCGTGTCTGCAATCTCAAGTTTAAGGGGAATTAAGGGTATGTTCCCCTCATTTGACCCCAGCATGAGTCTTGATCTACAGGAGCCCTTCATCGCTCTCGCCACTCCCTTTACTGGGCCAGAGAGAATAGAGGACTTTCTTCTTCATCCGGCAGTATCCAGGGTTCAGATGGAGGGAAACCCGTTTCAACAGGACTTAACTAGGTTAGAGACGGAGCTCCGTTTTTCCTTGGAGACCTCTTCACTGGAGAAGGTGAAGGATAGTCCCCTGGTCCTGGTGGACGGTCCTCTCTTACCTAAGTTCCTTTACATTAACAAGAGAGTTGCCAATAAACTCCTTCAGAGAAGAAAGGAAGTCCTACAGAAAAATTTTATTGGAATTGTTAAAAGGGTAAATCACTCTACTGTCTTGATTGAATCACTTAATGAAAGGAAAATCAGAGAAGTCATGATCATGAAATACAAAGTGAATCCAGCCTCATTCTCCAACGATGAAGCCTTCTTAATTCACCTTGTGAAAAAGA from Metallosphaera sedula DSM 5348 harbors:
- a CDS encoding DNA double-strand break repair nuclease NurA, yielding MASRGGLSDLLNSIVSKYIIFHLESPPFSPILDQAQDVDLTSSDDIIRVVDSIPKVSTEIVAVDGSSRSFVLSQGLISVSSVSAISSLRGIKGMFPSFDPSMSLDLQEPFIALATPFTGPERIEDFLLHPAVSRVQMEGNPFQQDLTRLETELRFSLETSSLEKVKDSPLVLVDGPLLPKFLYINKRVANKLLQRRKEVLQKNFIGIVKRVNHSTVLIESLNERKIREVMIMKYKVNPASFSNDEAFLIHLVKKNFRSPFKPLVVGPLHGKEEGTEIFSNYVVIPFHPFLERFSVLRVESLTDSLDPGIILSTPITSDGIPLPLAFADKVAKEVSNAVFNMLLQQLSREGIQSSFYSRLEGLGA